The DNA region GCGTTCCTTTCAACGCTTGTGCTGTTTGGCCCCCTGAACATAGCAATTAGCTCGTATTATAGTATTGGCCGTTCCGGCCCTTTCTATCCTATTTTTTCCAAAAAGAGGGCAAAAATATCACCAGGACGGTGTAGAGTTCCAACCTTCCCAACAGCATGAGAAAAGCGAGATAAAATTTGCCGGGGAGGGGAACAAAGCTGTAGTTGCAGGCCGGTCCCACGCTGCCCAAACCCGGGCCCACATTGCCCAGGGTGGCCGCGACGGAAGTAAAGGCGCTGACCAGATCCAGCCCCAGGGCAGCCATCAGTACCGTGCTTATCCCGGTAATCGCCATATATATAAAGAAAAACTGCAGCACATTGATCAGCACTTCGTTGTGGATCGACTTCCCGTCGATTTTGGCGGTGAGTATCGCGCGGGGATGCATGGCCTTCTGCAGTTCGAGGCGGCACTGCTTAAGCAAGAAAAGAATGCGGCCGACCTTGATCGAACCCCCCGTCGAACCGGAGCACCCGCCTATAAACATTAAGATCACGAGCAAAGCCTTGCCGAAAGGCGGCCAGCTGCCAAAATCCGCAGTCGCGTATCCCGTGGTTGTCATGATGGAAACGACCTGGAAAGCGGCCTGGCGGAGCGATGCCTCAACAGGCTGGTCAAAAGCGGCTGTAAGGTGGCCGGTGACCGCGATTACCGAAACGAGAACCAGCAAGGCGTACAGTTTGAACTCGCTGTTTTTCCAAAAACTTCTGAGGCTCCTTTTCTGGAAGGCGTGGAAATGCAAGGCGAAGTTGGCGCCGGCCAAAAACATGAACAGGATGATGACCCAGTGAACAAGGGGGTTGGTATAGTACCCGATGCTGGCGTTCTTGGTGGAAAACCCGCCGGTGGCCAGTGTCCCGAAGGTATGGCACAGAGCGTCAAAAAGAGGCATGCCCAGCAGCTTGAGAAGTACTGTTTCCGCCGCGGTAAAAACCAGGTAGGTATACCAGAGAACTTTGGCCGTCTCGCTGATCCGGGGTTTTATTTTCTCGGCCACGGGTCCCGGCGATTCGGCCTTGAACATTTGCAAGCCGCCCACGCCCAGCGACGAAAGGAGGGCTAAAAACAAGACGATGATCCCCATCCCGCCCAGCCAGTGGGTCAGGCTCCGCCAAAACAGCACGCCGTGCGGCAGGGCCTCGATATCGGTTATCACGCTTGCCCCGGTGGTGGTGAACCCGGACATCGTCTCAAAAAAGGCGTCGCCAAAGGAAGTGAACGTGCCGGAAAGAAGATAGGGGACAGCGCCGAAAAGCGAGGCCGTAAGCCAGCTGAGTGAAACAACGGCAAAGGCTTCCCTGTTTTGAAAACTCCCCTTAAAGCCGGTCGCCCGGAAAGCGATAAGCCCGGTAAGAAAGGTAACCGCACCCGGCAGCAAAAAGGCGGGCCAGTCATGGTCGCCGTAGTAAAGAGACCAACAAAGCGGCAAGAACATCGAACCGCCTATGAGCATCAAAATCGCGCCCAAAGCTGCAATTATCATCCCGTAGTTCATAATTTTTCCCCTTTATGCCACAAATTTATGCCACAAAGTAATCCATCACCTGGGACGTAGATTTCGGCAAAGCGAACACGGTGACCACGTCTCCGGGCAAGAGGGAGTCGTCGCCCTTCGGGATTATTACCTGGCTGCTGCGGTAAATGGAGCCGACGATGGACCCGGCCGGGAAATTCAGGTCCTTCAGTTTTTTATTGGCCACTTTTGATTCCGGCGCCACGATAAACTCCATCATTTCAGCGCTTTCATTGCTTAACAGCGTTACGGAAACGACGTTGCTCCCCCTGTTGATAAAACGCAGGATGGCATTGGCGGTGAGGGTGCGCGGGCTTATGCCCACATCAATCCCCACGCTTTCCATGAGTCCGATGTAATCGGAACGGCGAACCTGGGCAACCGTTTTCTTGGCTCCCAGGTGTTTGACGATAAGGCTGACCAGCAGGTTCAGCTTGTCGTCATCGGTCAGGCAGACAAAGACATCGGCGTCTCCCGCTCCCTCCGCTTTGAGCAGGTCAATATCGGTGGCGTCGCCGTGCAACACCAGGGTGCTGTTAAGCGCGTTGGAGAGATCCAGGCAGCGTTTATACTCTTTCTCGATTATTTTGACGTGGTATTTTCTTTCTTCCAGGATCCTGGCAAGGTGGTAGCCGGTGAACCCGCCTCCAAGGATCATCACGCGTTCGGCCCTTTTGCGTTCGCTTCCGAGCATCCTTTCAATCCTCATCATATCTTTGGTCCTGGCCAGGATGAAGATGATATCGTGGGGAAGAATCTGGTCGTTGCCTCGCGGGATCAGCATCTCGCCTTTCCGGAAAACGGCCACGATGATAAACGGGTAAGGTATTTCCAAATCCTTCAGGTACATGCCGGCCACCTGGGCCTCCGGGGTGATTTTCAGTTCCAGCAGCTGGATGTTGCCGTCGCTGAAATAGACGACATCGAGGGCCTCCGGCACATCAATCAGTTTGGCGATTTCCTTGGCGGTTACCAGCTCCGGGTTGATAACCAGGTCGATGCCCGTAAAAACCCCTTTTTTCATGCCGTTGCTGTCCTGGAGGTACTCCGGGTTGCGCACGCGGGCGACGGTCTTGCCCACGCCAAAGTTCTTGGCCAGCATGCAGGCAACCATGTTCACTTCGTCAACTTCCGTAACCGCCGCCAGCAAGTCCGCCTCTTTGACGCCCGCCTCCTGCAGGGTCGCCGCGCTGGCGCCATTGCCGGTTATAACCTGGATGTCCAGGTTATCCTGCAAAACCCTGGCCCTTTCTTCATCCTTTTCGATGATCACCACGTCATGCTCCTGCTGGGCCAGAAGTTTCGCTATGTTAAAACCTATTTTGCCGGCCCCGATAATGATCACGCGCATATTCTTTTATTTCCTCCCCGGTTGTGTAATGTTAACCAGTGAAATGTTTTTATCTTAAAATTGGTTTTATTATAAACCTAAAAAATAAGATAATAAATAGCAAACAGCAGAATGCTGTATTTAAAAATGAAATCAGCCTGCCGGGCCCTCCTTTGCCGGGGCGGGCTGGAGAATGACGATCCCCAGCAGGATTAAAACGCCCCCCAGCAGCTGGAGCATCGTGAGGACTTCTTCAAAAACGACCCTGGCCATCACTACGGTAGCCAGCGGCTCGACCGTGCTGATGATGCTGGTCTTTGAAGGTCCGATCCATTTTATGCCCAGCCAGAAGCAGCCTACAGCCAGTACCGTGGAGAAGATGATCATGCCGCCGATGGAATACCAGGCCAGCGCCGCAAAATCGAACGATAGGGCTCCGGTTAAAAGACCTGTCAGGCCGTAAACAAGAGCGCCTCCCGCCATGACGTACGTGGTGGCCTTCACCGGTTCCAGCGGCTCAATAACACGGCTCCCGGCGACAATATAAACCGTGTACACGCAGGCCGCTCCTACGGCGCATAAAACGCCAATCAGGTCAGCCTTTTGAAAAGATGCTCCCAGCACAAAAACCATGCCGGTAAAAGTGGTTAGCAGGGCAAGCCCCTTTTGCGCATTCATTTTTTCCATTTTGAGCAATACAGTGACCGCCGACACTAAAGAGGGGTACAAATACAGGAGCATGCCGGCAAGCGAGGCTGGTATGCGGGAAACCGCCAGCAGGAAAAAGGCCGACATGCTCCCGTAACCCGCCCCGCCCAAGAGCAGCAGTTTAAGAACGGTAACCCGGTCATAGCAATCGCTTTTTCCCTTGATCAGGTTATAAAGCCAAAAAAGCAGGGCGGCGCCGCTAAAACGCAAAAAAAGAACGGATGGAACATTCGCGCCGCCCGCATAGGCAAATTTGGCTAAGATTGCCAGGGTCGCAAAAGCAACCCCCGAAATAAAAGATACTATGGTTCCCAATTCCTGCTTTCTCATTTGACGTCAGCCCGTTTCCAATGGCGCCAAAAAACAGCCCGCCGTGTGTTGTATGCTGTATAATTATAGCTCAGCAGCGGCAATACGTAAATAAGGCTTATGACAGGCAGTCGCTGGCCAAATGAAGCCTACAGTTATTCAGGAGTCTTGGCCTCGCGTATCTCTTCCAGTACGGGCAGCCCCGGGCTGAAGATTACGTAAAAAGTGGTCCCTTCGTTTCCGGTCTCAACCCTGATGCTCGCCCTGTGCCTTCCGGCGATGCTGTAGCATTTGGCCAGGCCCAGCCCTGAACCCTTTTCTTTTGTTGTAAAAAAGGGGGTGCCCATCCTCTCCAGCACCTCGTCGGGAATCGCCGGGCCCTCGTCCTGAACCGCCAGGACAACATCTTCTCCTTGCACATAGGTTTTTAGGGTTAATGTCCCTCCCTCGGTCATGGCTTCCAGCCCGTTGCGGCAGAGGTGAAGAACAAGGGTGCGAATTTCGCCGCTGTCCATAAGCAGGTCGGGAACAGCATCGATCTGCAGCGTTACCTTTTTGTTTGTTTCCGCGGCATAAGCTTGTATCAAGGGATAAATGTCCTTGATGATGGTGCCGAGGTTCTGGTTTTTTATATTGCTGGCGGTGGTCCGGCCAAACGTCAGGAAGTCTTCCAGGATGTATTTGATGCGGTTGAATTCAGCCAGGATGATGTCAACATACTCCTTATTACGGCCCAGTTCGGTCTTTTTGGCGATCACCTGAAGGAGACCGGATATTGTGGTCATGGGATTCCTGATCTCATGGGCTATACCAGCGGCCATCTCGGCTGTCAGCTTGAGCCGATCTCTCCGGGCTGCTTCTTTTTCCGCTTTTTTTTGTTCGGTTATGTCATTTACGACGACCAGGAAGTAGTACTTGCCCTCCACGCTGACGGCTTCCCCGGAAACCAGTCCAGAACGTTTCTCCCCGGTTTTTGTGTAATAGGTTATTTCCTGGTTCCTGAGCAGCCCTTTTTCTTTTATGGCCCTGAAAAGGGCGTGTGACTGCTCCGCCTGCCTGAAGATGCCAATTTCCGGCAGCGGCCTGTCTATGACCCGGTCTTTGTCCAGCCCGAGCGTATTGATAAATTTTTCGTTAATGTCGATAACCGTCATTTCAGGTAACGATATTAGGGCGGTTAAAAAAGGGCTGGCCCTGAAGGACCGCTCTTTTAATTTCAAGGCCGCTTCTGAAACCTTCCACGACGTAATGTCGTGATAATAAAGGATTACCCCCTCGCCGGAAGGGCGCACTTTTACCTCAAACCAGCGGTTGCGGGTGGGATGAAAGGTCTCAAAATCCCGCGGGGCTTTTTCTTTTACTATCGTGCGAAATTCTTTATACAGCACCGAATTGATGGTCTGGGGGATAATGTCCCATATTTTTTTGCCTTTGGCGTCTTTTTCGTCCCTGGCGGCAAGTTCCTGGGCCTTCTGGTTCAAATAGGTGATGCTTCCTTCGCTGTCCAGAACAAAAAACGCCTCGGGGACACCGTCTAGTGTTTCATACGCTTGTTTCGCCAGTCCAAGGATTTTTTTCTCGGTCTCTTTTTGCTTTGTAATATCGCGCACAAGCGCATAGATCAATTCTTCTCCCAGGACGGGAACAACTGTCCAGGACAGCCACCTGTAGGAGTTGTTGCCGCAAAAGTAGCGGTGCTCGTAATTCCCAGGCTGCAGCATGTTCCTCCTGGAGAAAACCTTCCTGTCGTCGGGATGAAGAAGCTCAAAAACCGGCTTTTCCTTCAACTCGGAAAGCGAATAACCCAGCACCTTTTCGACGGCCTGGTTAGCCTCAAGGAGGTAACCGTTATAATCAAGCACACAGATCATTTCCGGGCAGGACGAAAAAAAATTAGAAAAATCGTAGTTAATAACTGACTGTGGCCTTTGCATGTATTATCTCAGCCCTTCATTCCACGTTTATACTATGTCTTTATTTTTCGCTAAAAAGCCCTATTTTCCTTTAGAATTTTGTCGAGGAAAAGCAAAAAATGAAAAAGTA from Peptococcaceae bacterium includes:
- a CDS encoding PAS domain S-box protein, with the translated sequence MQRPQSVINYDFSNFFSSCPEMICVLDYNGYLLEANQAVEKVLGYSLSELKEKPVFELLHPDDRKVFSRRNMLQPGNYEHRYFCGNNSYRWLSWTVVPVLGEELIYALVRDITKQKETEKKILGLAKQAYETLDGVPEAFFVLDSEGSITYLNQKAQELAARDEKDAKGKKIWDIIPQTINSVLYKEFRTIVKEKAPRDFETFHPTRNRWFEVKVRPSGEGVILYYHDITSWKVSEAALKLKERSFRASPFLTALISLPEMTVIDINEKFINTLGLDKDRVIDRPLPEIGIFRQAEQSHALFRAIKEKGLLRNQEITYYTKTGEKRSGLVSGEAVSVEGKYYFLVVVNDITEQKKAEKEAARRDRLKLTAEMAAGIAHEIRNPMTTISGLLQVIAKKTELGRNKEYVDIILAEFNRIKYILEDFLTFGRTTASNIKNQNLGTIIKDIYPLIQAYAAETNKKVTLQIDAVPDLLMDSGEIRTLVLHLCRNGLEAMTEGGTLTLKTYVQGEDVVLAVQDEGPAIPDEVLERMGTPFFTTKEKGSGLGLAKCYSIAGRHRASIRVETGNEGTTFYVIFSPGLPVLEEIREAKTPE
- the trkA gene encoding Trk system potassium transporter TrkA, which produces MRVIIIGAGKIGFNIAKLLAQQEHDVVIIEKDEERARVLQDNLDIQVITGNGASAATLQEAGVKEADLLAAVTEVDEVNMVACMLAKNFGVGKTVARVRNPEYLQDSNGMKKGVFTGIDLVINPELVTAKEIAKLIDVPEALDVVYFSDGNIQLLELKITPEAQVAGMYLKDLEIPYPFIIVAVFRKGEMLIPRGNDQILPHDIIFILARTKDMMRIERMLGSERKRAERVMILGGGFTGYHLARILEERKYHVKIIEKEYKRCLDLSNALNSTLVLHGDATDIDLLKAEGAGDADVFVCLTDDDKLNLLVSLIVKHLGAKKTVAQVRRSDYIGLMESVGIDVGISPRTLTANAILRFINRGSNVVSVTLLSNESAEMMEFIVAPESKVANKKLKDLNFPAGSIVGSIYRSSQVIIPKGDDSLLPGDVVTVFALPKSTSQVMDYFVA
- a CDS encoding DMT family transporter, which encodes MRKQELGTIVSFISGVAFATLAILAKFAYAGGANVPSVLFLRFSGAALLFWLYNLIKGKSDCYDRVTVLKLLLLGGAGYGSMSAFFLLAVSRIPASLAGMLLYLYPSLVSAVTVLLKMEKMNAQKGLALLTTFTGMVFVLGASFQKADLIGVLCAVGAACVYTVYIVAGSRVIEPLEPVKATTYVMAGGALVYGLTGLLTGALSFDFAALAWYSIGGMIIFSTVLAVGCFWLGIKWIGPSKTSIISTVEPLATVVMARVVFEEVLTMLQLLGGVLILLGIVILQPAPAKEGPAG
- a CDS encoding TrkH family potassium uptake protein — encoded protein: MNYGMIIAALGAILMLIGGSMFLPLCWSLYYGDHDWPAFLLPGAVTFLTGLIAFRATGFKGSFQNREAFAVVSLSWLTASLFGAVPYLLSGTFTSFGDAFFETMSGFTTTGASVITDIEALPHGVLFWRSLTHWLGGMGIIVLFLALLSSLGVGGLQMFKAESPGPVAEKIKPRISETAKVLWYTYLVFTAAETVLLKLLGMPLFDALCHTFGTLATGGFSTKNASIGYYTNPLVHWVIILFMFLAGANFALHFHAFQKRSLRSFWKNSEFKLYALLVLVSVIAVTGHLTAAFDQPVEASLRQAAFQVVSIMTTTGYATADFGSWPPFGKALLVILMFIGGCSGSTGGSIKVGRILFLLKQCRLELQKAMHPRAILTAKIDGKSIHNEVLINVLQFFFIYMAITGISTVLMAALGLDLVSAFTSVAATLGNVGPGLGSVGPACNYSFVPLPGKFYLAFLMLLGRLELYTVLVIFLPSFWKK